The Polypterus senegalus isolate Bchr_013 chromosome 1, ASM1683550v1, whole genome shotgun sequence genomic sequence GCTTGAACTGGTTATATGTATGGGAAGAGAAAAGATACTGTATTATCTTATATACATCTATTAATACTTCAACAGGCCAACAGATAAGGCCCTCAATGGACATTTTTAACAGAAACGTGCTTAATTCTGAGGCTAGGGAAAACAGTTGTAGATTCTGCCATTTATAGAATTCCTGATATAAATGTTACTCCCGTTTCCTGCAGAGAAGATTGTTAGGACTGGTGTTTTGATGTTGATTGAAGGTGTTTTGCAATCATTCATGTTACATTAGTTCTATACAGTATGTCTGACTCAGAAAATTTGAATCAAGTAATAAAGATACTATAAATCTGGGGCTAGAATAACTAAGCTAGACTTTTCAGATAAACCAAAGGGAGCAAACTTTTTTTCCCTGCTCcattaaagtacatttttacCCCAGTGTTTTATTTTCAACCTGTAGTGGGGTAGAATtttgtcactttaaaaaaaaaaaactaatgattttaacatttaaatacatatagtgCCTACTAGTCTTGTCTCTTTTGGGAGTATCAATGTTTATTTGTTGGAAAAAATGTAGCAATAGTGAGGTAATTAGGATTTCCTCCAAGCATCAATATTTCCGGAGTTAGTTGATGTATTTTGTAAATGAGCTTGGCAACCGATGAACACCAAGGGTAAAACTAAAAATAGGCTGAGCTAAATATAAGCTATCAAATTTTCCTAAAAACCTTAGCAATAAGGTGTGTTTTCCTTTACATCAATTgtaaaaacattgtaaaaaatgcctttttgttACATTACTTTTGGTTAATCCATTTTTTGCAGACTTTGCAatcatgtgtgtgtatacataagTGTATATAGCTTGTATGCTTATATACATGTGTTCATATGTGTTTATTACTCGTCATGTACAGGTGTTTTCTATGATTTTGACTGTATGAAactatattattaaaaatttatAGTAGATAGCTTCAAAGACCACTTTTAATAAGTAGAGGGACAGTAAGGTGGCCTTCTTGATAGTTaccatataaaaattaaatacagaactGACTGTGAAAGCACATTTCCAGACATCCTAGTTCATGAGCTATTTACTATTTTTCACATGTGAGCTTATTAGTATGATATCACTTGTTGTGTTAATATCCCAGACTACTTTAATTTTTCTCAGTAATATATTTTGATTATGTtacattaaaaaatcttttttactattaaaagaaaaaatgtgtactTGAGGCATGCTTTTCCTTACTTGCATCAAGGAAGACAAGATAGCCTTTTATAGTTGTCATTTCAGGATTAAACACACATTGACAATTATTGATATGTGAAAGCTGCCTACATTTTGAAACGTACACATAGAATATGACAGAAATGTAAACTGCTGAAGGAATTTGTGAGAACACCTCATATCATACCCTGGTTACGAGGGCTAGCGCAGGGACAAGAAGGTGCAGAGTATTTGTATAAGGTATGTGAGATGGGTTTGAATGTGAATGCTTTTCTGTGAGGAATGGGGAGATAGTTTATGCTAATCAACAAGCAcatgataaacagaaaaataattcagCAATTTGATATGCACtttgttataattttatattgttatattattatatataatcatATATTGTTATGCTAGTACATTATGTATGTATAGTATAATGAGTCCTTATGCCATAAAGGGTCAACTTTGCCTTTAGTAGGgacaaataaaaggaaagaaatataAATTCTCCTGTTCCCCATACAGTACTATTAAGAGATAATTAATgatgcaattatttttataattaatttttaatttgacaAAATCATTAAAACCTTGAAAGATTGCATTTAATTACTTAAAACTGCTGAGATCAACAGTTTGCCTCAGCATTTCAGGTAATGTTTAACAATTTCTATGTCATTTCAGACTTCCTGATGCTCCCAAGACTCCTGGTAACTCTTTTGGATATCTTAGCCCAGTGATGCTCCAGACGAGTAATTATTCTTTGGTGCTGCTGGTGCAGTTCCTTCTGCTGGTGTATGACCTTTTCGTGAACTCTTTCTCCGAGCTGCTGAGATCTGCCCCCGTCGTGCAGCTTGTGCTTTTCATGTATGTATCATCATGTTGTATGATTAATTTGACATTCCTGTTAGCTTCTGCTCTGGTTtgtatatttctgaaaattatttaatataatactTGTCATCACTTGACCATGctgattatactgtattatttattatgtgaAGGGACACTTTTCTGCTATTTATTTTGACattctattaagtgtttttgcTAAAGCAAGCATATAGCTTACCATCCATTCCAAtaattatgcaggtgtattgagTGCACCAAGTGAAATACATTTAACGTTATACTGTGCGGCTCTATATAATCTCATGAACCAAACACGTTaaactgtttctttgtttttatgtttctgctgctattGGCATCTCATTTACTTCTTGGAAATTTATCTAATCTACTCTAAACAACTTAATGTAACATCAGTTTTAGTAATGAGGAAACATCAATCCATCTGTacatctatctgtccatccatttccaCAACCTGGTTTATTGATTGTAGGTTAGTGGGTAATCATAACCCAACTTTATTTGGGGGCAAGGAACGATCCAACCAAAGAATGAACACTAGTTTATCATTCAAATACTGAGACATCAGATATGATCACATCCCAATCTTTTGTTCACATATCCTTTTTCCACCCAGGAAGTGCCTAAGCCAGGGTTCCAAAACAGCTCAGGAGATAGCACTTGTTATAAATTCATACCAAGGAGAAACTGCTAACTAGAGCAGGAAAATCTTCTGTTgattttctataaaaaaaaaaaaactttcatttttttttaatacacatgAACAGCAAAAAGCATtggaatatatataaaatctatatataattACAACATCTAGTcgtagatattttaaaaaaatgacttaatTTTACAATTAGTTGAAATTGGTTGTATAACACAAAGCTTaagaagagtttaaaaaaaatcagttgagcGTGTTTCTCCCATAGGTGCCACTTAACTTGCAGAGCCTGACCCcagaagagaaaaacaatatGTTTAGAAGTGTACGTACTGATACAAGTGTAGCAGAGCCTTTTGTGCACTTACAGTTTTtccattatttatgtatttgcctTTCTTAGCTTTAAAAATAGATCCCAAAACTGCACCAGTACATGTGTGTTCAAGCAACATTTTGTACTATACTTAATTAACAAGGCGGTCCTATTTAGAGTTATTggctgcagtggctttcagtagAGCATTTTTATAGATCAAGGCCATCTGCTCTGCAAGTTATAATTAGGAGAGGATCAGCCACATTGTACAAGGCCTTGAGACATTTTCATGTGTCAAAGGGTCATGAACCCTCCCTCAAGGTAATAAGCTAAATGTGGATCCAACGTagtttgtgtttattaaaaaaaagaaaaaagctgcaaTGAcgaccaaaaaatgaaaaatgttaacaaGACACTTTTCAGTACCATAGAAACAGGGCATTCTTCCGGCACAGAAACCTGGATCTTGCATATGTGGAACATGAAAAGCAAGCCTCATATCCGCTGAAGCTCAAGCTCAGACTCTTTAAGGTTTAGACTGCAGGTGTTTACTTTGCTTGAGCCCTGATATTCTAAATCTATGGATTTTTGGATGTTACAATTTACTATATGAATATTCCTGGGAAAATGGAATAAGAGATTTTAGGATATTTATACTTTTgaaaaaagaattgtttgaacaTTACCTAGTAACAAAAAtgtgtgttagattaattggcaatAACAAATTGGCCCCTTGTGGGTGTTGTGCTTATCATGAGTGGACTGTGAGACACTTTAGTTTTACATCTGGGATTGTTGCCTGCATGTTCACCGttgatgctgggataggctctggcctttACCACATTATATTGGattaaatgttacatttgtaatagtttttaataataaagtctTATCCCAAAAATACACAATTAGTAATAGGTgtagaaaattgatttttaatacagagtttattttaatctttcttttacAAAGCGGATTTTGTTTACTTTGTATAGAGCTCCTAAAGTATTTTGTGACTTTTTCAGGATGGTTTACGTCGCAATAACTCTAAATATACCACCTTCATTAATCAAGCACATGTGCAAAAGACGCATCATGGGACCGTAGTAGTATATTGTGAAATTATTGTGCAGATTTAGGATCTATTTTTAAAGCTAAGAAaggcaaaaaaatcaaaagtaatggAAAATCTAGAACTGCACAAAAAGCTCTGCTACACTTAAATCAGTATATGCACTTCTAAACAGTTTGTATTTCTCTTCTGGTGTCAGACTTCAGCAAGTTAAGTGgcatcaacagaagaaatggctTCATGgctcttttttaaattcttcttaaaccttgtgttaaaaaaacatttcaactgtaatcttttaaactaaatgtaaaatgatGCAACTCTTTTAAATATCTACACCTAGCTgaagtaattaaaatgtatttttctactGTAAAGCATTTAGCTCtttacatgcattataaaaatgaatgttttttaagaAAATCGACCAAAGATTGCTCTGCTCTAAACATAAGTTTCCCCATGGTATGAATTTACAGTATAACAAGTGCTATCTTCTGTGGTATGTCTGACTCCTGGCTTGGCTACTTTTTGCATGGAGACAGAATATGGGAGAAAGATTGGCATGTGAGAGTATGTGGTGCCTCAGTACTTGAATGATAAACTAGTGTTCATTCTATGCTCAGCTCCTTGCCTTGCCCCCAAATGCTGTGAAGATGGGTTATGATTACCCACTAACCTACAACTGATAAACCAGGTTCAGGAAATGGATATATTGATTTACAATCCCTCATTACTAAAACTAATGTAACATGAAGTTGTTTTaaagatgttgttttttttttaatatattttattagaaGTTGAATTCAAACTGTATTGGTGACCCCTTCCATAATTAGTTTCTGTGTTGTGCCCAGTGCCCTTGAGGTAGACTCCCAGTGACTCTGTAATGGAACAGGCAGGATGAGAGCATGGAAGACTGGAAATTTAAAATATGGCTAACTGATTATTGTTTACAGTGTGTATCAATTTTTATCCATGTATGTTTTAAATAAGTATTGGTAGTCCTGAAAAGTTCAGTTAAATTGCACATCCTAGATTATGGCATGTTCAGAAAAAAGCTGGCTGACTGGTGGCCACACAACTTAAATACTTCTTGAGTTTTGTTAGTTTCTTCTTTCATATAAACAAAAGCTTTCTTGTTTTAGTGACTATAGCCCAAAAATGTTATTCTAGATTAATGTCACTAGTTATTTTTACTTGTGGTCACTGTCATTTGTGAAGTTCATTCCTCATGTTTAGGCtttgacttttataatttataatcagTTTATATTAATTCAACTCTACATGATGCGGttccctccctgcagcatccagGATATTGCTATTCTCTTCAATGTGATCATCATTCTTTTGATGTTCTTCAACACTTTTGTGTTCCAAGTTGGACTAGTCAGTTTGCTTCTTCATCGCTTCAAAGGGACAATCATTGTGTCGGTGCTGTATTTGGGACTCAGCATCTCTTTTCATGTGTGGGTGATGGTGAGTGTGAATTTGTAATAGAAACAGAGATTCTTTAGTCAGATTAACATTCCCTTTCATAATGTTCTGAAGCAGTAATTACAAGGAAGAGATCAGACAATCAGTTTTTAATGCTCGTTTATTCTGTTTCGGAATCTGAGGAGTCAAGGTTTATCTCAATAGAAGTAAATGCAAAACAAGGCTACCCTAAGATGTTACAGCAGGCAGTTACATGATACACTCATGCTTACATGCCTTCACTTCTGTCAGCCTGATTTACAGACATTTAACCAAAAACATGTCGTCTTATGGGTGAGGAAATGGTAGTAATTGTAAAAACATACACTTGAGCACAGGTAATGCACACACGTAACTCAGACAGTGCTTGGAGACTCACAGagttagaaaataattaaataaaatagcatATAATTAGAAAGAATATGTTGCTTAAAATTATGTTCCTTATACTGAATATTCCAATGAAATAAGGTTGTGCCATTCAAATTATTAAAAGAAGTActcaattctttattttttgttctgtctaATAAGGAGAAAGGGTCAGGAATTAGTGAGTATGATAGCAGTTAAGCTTATCAGGTGGACAAGTGTTATTGCTTATGGATAAGCCAGCAGAGCCTGGCTAAACAACCTCTGCACGTCAAGTTGCAAATGTAATTAATTTCTCTTTGTAGCAGTCAGGTGTTCTAGGTGACATTAAAGTTGATTTTGTAGCCTGCATAAAAATGTTATATGAATATtccatttgaaaatgtaatttttaattacatAAGTGTTTTTGTTCACATTATTTATTTCCACACTGTACCAATGTCTGTTTAATTGGCTTATGTTAACAATGATATCAAGactttaatgaaattaaaatcttTCCATCATTACATGGTTTTGCTGTCATACACCTGTACCTTAAAACATATTTCCCAATATGTCCATTTGACTTGttctactaaaaatattttaaccagATATTGACTTGAAGATGAGTTGGTTTCAATTCAGGAATGAGCTCAACAATTCCAATTCAAACAAGGAAACTGAATTGAAGTTGGAATTTAACAACAGCTACAGGAAACTGAATCGGTAATTGAATTAGAGTTTCAGGAAGTGGAACTGAATTCCATTTATTGCTCTTTCTGAGCATTTATCTGGGATTACATGTAGGAACAAACatgtgaactttatttatggtACCTTATAAATACCAAGTAATGTATGAAAAATAGGTGAtgaaatgtaagtaaataaaactgAGAACTGTACATTGGCCATAAGTACATGAGCATACTGTTAATTCCAGTTCATGATTACCATTTCATTGTGATAAATGCTACCACATGATATATGTCTCAAGCCACAAAATAATTAGTTATGTGCATTCATGTATTTTATTCATGTATATTCACTTTTAATTGCATTGAAATTCTGAAATTTTGCATCACTAAAATTGCATCTCTCAGACCTAAATATCTTGCCGGCAACACTAAAAATGTGTTCCATAGGAGCAGATGAGGCAGAAACAGCTAGATGCTGACAATTTGAGCCAAATAGAGGAACCAGTCCTGGTTGTCCTTCCAGTACAGGAAAGGATCAGACTCATCAGCATGGTATGGTGGGCTTAAGTAACTTGGTACCTCCTCTGATGTTGGTGATTCTGTAGATGTGGATGGGACTTTGGTGTCtataaatgcaaaatgttttgttctcttttttggtGGTGAAGAGCAATCCTTTGTAGTTGCTATTTTTGGGGAAGAGAGTGAAAGGACTTTCTTTGTtagaatgttttttatattttgtctttctcCATCTATTCAACCCTGAGTTCATACACAAATCAGATTCTCAAAACAGTCCAACATTATACACAAAAAGCAACCCAAAGTCAATCAGAATCTTTCTAATCAAACTCCCTTCAACATGGGCTCTAACTggcttttatttatattcatggGTTATGAACCTTCACCTTGCATGGAATTCT encodes the following:
- the tmem138 gene encoding transmembrane protein 138; amino-acid sequence: MLQTSNYSLVLLVQFLLLVYDLFVNSFSELLRSAPVVQLVLFIIQDIAILFNVIIILLMFFNTFVFQVGLVSLLLHRFKGTIIVSVLYLGLSISFHVWVMNLRWLNSNSFVWTDGLQALFVFQRLAAVLYYYFYKRTAECLGDTRLYEDSAWLRSAFSRIRQ